Part of the Planococcus plakortidis genome is shown below.
CATGCGATGTCGCCACTGTCGAAACTGTTGTGGCTGCAGGATGAAAAACCGGAAATCTGCCAAGCTACCGCGAAGTTCATCAGCATCAAGAGCTATATTTTCCATAAGTTCTTTGGGGAATATGTCGAAGACCATTCCATCGCCTCCGCTACCGGCTTGTTTAATTTAGAACAGCTCGACTGGGACCAAGGCGCACTGGATGTGTCTTGTGTAACGAAAGAGAAATTGCCGCGCCTTGTGCCGACGACCGAGCAGTTTACAGGAGTCGCCCCGGAATTCGCTGCGTTCATGGGCATCCGGGAAGACGTTCCGTTTATCATCGGGGCAAGCGACGGCGTATTGGCCAATCTCGGCGTCGATGCCATCGATCCCGGCGTCATTGCCGTGACCATCGGGACGAGCGGTGCCATCCGCACGGTATCGCCGGTGCCGAAAACCGACCCAAAAGAGCGGACCTTCTGTTATGTATTGACGGAAAATCATTGGGTCATTGGCGGGCCGGTCAATAACGGCGGCATCATTTTGCGCTGGCTGCGCGATGAATTCGCATCATCTGAAGTGGAAACGGCGAAACGCCTCGGGATCGATACGTACGACGTGTTGACGAAAATCGCAGCAACCGTAAAACCGGGAGCTGACGGGCTGCTGTTCCATCCTTATTTGACAGGGGAACGGGCACCGCTCTGGGATGCCAACGCGAGAGGTTCATTCTTTGGCCTCAGCATCCATCACCAGAAGCAGCATATGATCCGTGCCGTTTTAGAAGGCATCGTTTTCAATCTGTATACTGTGCTATTGGCCGTTGAGGAATTGACGGGAGAGCCGGCACGCATCCAAGCGTCTGGCGGTTTTGCCCGCTCAGAGTTGTGGCGCCAGCTATTAGCAGACGTCTTCGACAAGCCGGTCATCATCCCGGAAAGCTTTGAAAGTTCCTGTCTCGGCGCCGTGGTCCTCGGCATGTATGCCACGGGCGAGATTGAGGATTTCAGCATTGTCTCTGACATGATCGGCAGCACCCATACGCATCATCCAGAAACGGAAGCGAGCAATATTTACCGTGAACTGCTTCCGATCTATATCCGTTTGTCGCGTTTACTGAAAGAGGAATACGAAAGCATTTCCGATTTCCAGCGCAAGCATATGAAATAACGACAAAACCCGAAGCTAATGGCTTCGGGTTTTTCTGATTTGCCGATTAATTTGTTATATGGGCGAGGGAGCTTTTGCGGGAAGGTTCTGAAAACAACATGAATGTTAAAGAACTTTTGATATACTAATATTTATAAGTGCAGGTCAATGCTGGGCTGGATAGATTGCTGGCATACACATTAAGAGTCAGTATGAAACTCGTTTTATTATTCGGCCCACAAGCTGTCGGCAAAATGGTCAATAAATACTTAATGTTTTTAGAAATCGCTATCCATTCTGTTAGCTATCTGGACAAAAGGAAGTCAAGACATGACTAAGAACTGAGGTGAGCGGCCTATGCTGAATCAGGTGTTAAAACAATTCAAGCTGCAAGCAATTTCCATTAACGAAGTCGAAGATTCTTTCAGTTCAATGGTTTACAAATGCACCCTGCAAAATGGCGAATCCGTCTTCGTGAAAATCCCGTATACCCGCGTAAAATACGAGCGCGAGCTGTCTGCTTATAAAATCCTCGCTGGGCATGTCCCGATTCCACAGCTGCTCGATCATTGGGCGGGTGACGATAAATGTCCGCGGGCTTTTCTGCTGTCCGAACTAAAAGGGAAGCCTTTGTCCGCAACAGCTTCTCCGGAAATTGCGTATCAAATCGGCGCCATGCAAGCATCTATGCATCAAATCACACCTTCTAACAAGACAGCACTCGGCGCTATACAAAACGAATTCCCCAATTGGCATGAATTTATCGCGAAACAGTTTTATAGCTTTGCGGAAGATGTAAAAGAAGTATTGGATGAAGATTTGTATATGGCCAGCTTGCGCAAGTTTGAGGAGATGAAAGGCGAGCTTCCAGAACCGGACGGGCCGAGTTTCGTCCATATGGATTTCCGCCCAGCTAATATCATTGTAGATGAAGGCCAGGTTTCCGGCATGATCGATTTTGAAAGTGTGCGCTTCGGGTCGACAGAAATTGATTTCACTAAAATTCACCGTGATTTTTTAAAAGCAGACCCTGTCTTGCTCGACTCTTATGAGGAGGGCTATAATAGCATCCGGCCGATGATCGATTTGCGAGCCGTCTTGCCTTTTTATCGTTTCATTGATGCTTTTAACAGCATCGGCTGGAGCCAAAGGCGGGGCCTAAAGAAGAATTTTACGTTCTATGAAGCCAATTTGCGGATATTGAAAGAGATGCTGCAGTAGTGAACTTGTGTTGCAGAATAGCTTGTCTTAATATGCAAGAATAAACTCACCTTCCGATAATGCAATCAAAAGGAAATAGAGGTGTCGCATGGAAAATCAAACTTTTGTAGATTGGGACGGACAGATTATAAGCCTGACCTGGCAGCCCTATGAACAGCTCAAAGCAAGCGACCTCGTGACAAGTGTTCACGGCTACTGCTTTTTCGATGGAAAACTTGTGCTTGTTCAAGTAAATGGGCGAGGGTTTAATGTTCCCGGCGGCCACATAGAAAAAGGGGAGATTCCTGAACAGGCATTGCGCCGGGAAATATACGAAGAAGCATACATAGAGGGAGATCTCGCTTATATCGGTGCAATTAAAGTGGACCATTCGGAAAACGAGAGATTTATGGAAAATGGTAAATACCCAAAAATCGGATATCAACTTTTCTACCGAGTGGATATTACGAAATGTTTTCCGTTTTTGCGTCAACACGAGACCACCGCGCGCATTTGGGTAGAGCCGGAAGAAGTTCCATATGTGATGAATGACCATGAAATAGCGTTGTTAGTATTAAAAGAAGCGGTGGCGAACAAAAAAATGGGTTCAACTATTGAATAAAGATCAATATTTACAAAACGACTTCGCTCGTCTGTGCAAAGCCTCCATGGGCAATTGCACATTGGACAAAGCTTGAGAAAGATAGAAACGATAATAAAGAGACAGGAGGCAAATCAATGATTAAGGGCCTTTACGAAGCGCATTAACCGGTCCGGGATTTAAAACGGTCCATGCAGATTGTGTTAGAAGGCGAAATGTTTGTCGTTCAAAAAAATACGGAGCACAAGCCATTTGCCGAGTCGCATGCGAGCATCTTGCTAATTGAACCTAAAGGCGTCGTCAATACAGGCGATATTCAAAGTGGATAGACGGCAGAAAATGATGTGTGGATCTAAACGGTTTTTTCATGAAATTTGCGCTTTCGCCTTGTGAAATGCGATAGAATAACAGCATACTTTGATTTAGGACGTGATTTTCTTGCCGGATTGGACTTATCATACGATGTTTGAACCGGCACTTTCCCGCTTGCCGGCAAAAGACGGGAGAGAATTTATCCATAAGGGCATGCACAGAATTGCCTCAATTCCTGGCGGCAGCAAGTTGATTGAATATTTGGGGCACACGGCTCCAGCCAAGCAGCTGGAAACGGAGATTTTTGGGTTAAAGATCGCCAACCCCGTCGGCTTAAGCGGAAAAATCGACCCTTTGCTTTCCGGAACCAAGGCATTCAGCCATTTGGGAATGGGCTTTATCGAGGTCGGTCCGGTGTCGTGGGAACCAGTGGAAGCGGGTTCGCCATCATTCAGCGACTCAAAAGATCATTTGGTTTTTCCATACCATCTAGAATCACCGGGCCTCAAGCGAACGATCGATAAGCTCGAGAAGCTGAAACCGTTCAGTAAGCCGATTTTCATCCGGATAGAAAAAAGCGGTTCTTTGGAACAAACGTGTTCTTTATTGAACAAGCTGTCCGCGTATGGAGAAGCGTTTATCATTGAAGAGCCGTTCAGCGAGGAACAGCGGAAGTCTTTAAAAGAAGCGATTAACGGCAAGCCGATATTATGCGCTTATTCCGTGCGTAGAATCGATGCGGCTATTTTGGAGTTGGCGGTTACTGAGTCATACATAGATGGAATCGTCATCGATGAACTGGGAATAGACACGGGCGAAGGCATTGAATATCCGATCGAACAAGCTGGACTGCTGGCTGAACAAGTATCCGCCATCCGACAGCACAGCAAAGTGCCGGTCATCGTCTCGGGCGGTATCGTTGAGCCGAAAGATGCGCTGGCTTTATACGGGGCTGGAGTGGATTTAATGATGCTCTCTAGCGGGTATGTCAGGACCGGACCCGGATTGCCGAAACGCATCAATGAAGGCTTGCTCGACCAACGAACAGCTTCGCCTCCAGTGTACGATGGCTGGATTTGGCATTGGCTATTCGGATTGTTCATGTTCCTTGGCGGGGCCGCGGCCATGCTTGTCAGCATGACCCTCGTCCTCATGCCTTATGACGAGGCATTTTTGAACTTATCGCGAGAAGAACTTATGGCGATCAATCCGAATATTTACCGTTTCATGCAGCATGACCGAATGACCGTTGCCGGGACCATGGTGTCGGGCGGCATTCTCTATATGCAATTGGCGAGGCACGGGGTCCGTCACGGCCTGCAATGGGCGAAACGCGCCATACACTTTGCAGGCGTATTGGGATTCCTCGGCATTTTACTGTTCATCGGATTCGGTTATTTCGATTGGCTCCACGGCATTCTTTGGCTCATTCTATTGCCGTTTTTTTGGAAAGGCTACCAGGCATCGAAAAATCATAGCGGACATTCGTCTTCGCGCAACCGCACGAACCACCAAGCCTGGAAACAAAGCTTGTGGGGACAGCTGGCGTTTGTCTCACTCGGATTTGCGCTCGCAGCAGCCGGGCTTGTCATTTCGACGATCGGCGTGAACGGCGTATTCGTCCAAACCGACATCGCCTATATCTGCATGAGCCCTGAACAAATTGCTTCCATAAACGAACGGCTCATCCCTGTAATTGCACATGACCGTGCGGGGCTTGGCAGTGCCTTGATCAGTGTCGGATTGCTCGTGTTGATGCTCGCGCTTTGGGGATTCCAGGAAGGGCAGCGGTGGGTCTGGTACACGTTTCTGTTTGGCGGCCTGCCGGCGTTCGGTGCAGCCATCATCATTCATTACGTCATCGGCTATACGAGCTTTATCCATATCTTGCCAGCGTACGTGGCTTTATTGCTATTCGCAAGTGGGTTGATAATGTCCCGCAAGTTCTTTTTTTACCGATTATAATCCCGCACGAAAAAAAGACAGCCCCTTGGCTGTCTTTTTTATACTTCCTAAGCAACGAAAATGTCAAAGAAGCCAACAGGTTCGCAGTCGAAAATCCGCAGCGTTTCAGTCTCCGTTTTCCCGCAACTCTTCACGTTCCTCTTTCGCTTTATCGCGCGTTTCTTCTCTATGATCGTTGCCGCCGCTGCGAAGTTCTTTGCGCAAATCATTGGAAGTTTCTCGCGCAAATTGCCTCATATCGATCGCGGTCGCGCTAATCAGCTTGCGGACTGCCGCCCCGTCGATTTCGGCAGCTTCTTCTAATTCATAACTCAGTTCCTTGAATCGGGTTTCTTCGTCATATGTCGCATTGATGAATTCGGTCTCCTGGTCGTATAATTCGTTGATCCGTTCGGTTTCGGACTTGTACACTTTATTTAGATTCTCGGATTCCCATTGGTACCATTCGTTAATGATTCTCGTCGTTTCCTTCTCAAAAAATGCTTTTAGCTCCTGGTCATTGCGCACGGTAGAATAAGTGCCGTCGCCAGCATCAGCTACATCTTTCAATTGTTTCTGCCCATCATTTTCTACGTCGAAACCGATGATGTTGACTATCGCTTTTGCGCCGGACTGGTTCAATTGCTCCGCCTGTTTCACCGGGTTGCCATTGCACGTCTCCATGCCATCGCTCACCACATAGATCAGGTTTTCAGACTCCCCGCTCTGGTCATCGAAATGATTCTGTGCGGATGCCAAGGCAGAGGCAAGGGGAGTCCAACCCGCAGGTGAGAACGAATCGAGCGCAGCGGTGAACTGCTCTTCATCGAATTCGCCCAATTCGTACACTTCTTCAATCGCTTCGCAGGACTGTTCTTTATCTGCGGCTTTATCTGTCCCTTTATGGCCATATACCGTGAGGGAGACGTTTGCCGAGTTAGGCAGTCCACTAACGAAAGAATCGACTGCCTCTTTTGCGGATTGAATTTTAGGGATGCCGCCGACATCAGCTGCCATGCTGCCGCTGGAGTCAAAAAGAACAGCGATATTAACTTGTTGTTCAGGCGATCCTTGTCCATTCACTTCGCCCGGCTGTGCGCTTGCCGATTCAAAAGACGTATCGACATTGGAGATAAATTCCTCAAATTCCCGGTAATCTTCGCCGGCCAGTGCCAGCATTTCCAAATAAACAGCTTCTGCCGATTGCTTTTCAGTCTGATCTGCCATTTGTTCCAACACGGCGTCTTTCTCATACTGTTCACCGCTATACGGCGCATTTGCCAAATCCAGCTGCAATCGCTCTTCAACCGTTGAAAATTGAAGCGAAGATGTATCGACTTCATTGATTTCTACAGCCGATTCTTCCGTAGCAGAAGGGGAGTCGGCGGCCGTTTCTTCTTTTTGCTGTGCATTGTCATCTGCTGCAGAGCAGCCAGCCAACCAGAGAAGCGTTGCGGAGAGAATGAATAATTTGTTCGTTTTCATGATCATGTGAATAGAAGCACCTCCAGGTCAATGTGAAAAATCCATCAATGCCGCCAATAGAGTGGTGGCAAATATGTACAATTTAAATGGTAATATATTCTTATTATCTTTTTATTAATTTATGTTGTCAAATTAAGTATTGATAAATACATACCCATTTATCCGTAAAGCATTAAAAACCCCCTTTCCGTAATCGAGACGGGAAGGGGGTGAGCTGTTTGCAAAACAATTAATACGTTTTGATTTGTTCTTTTCGGACGGTGGATTCTGGATTATAAGCTTGATCCTGGCTTTTTTTCTTGTCCAGATATCTCATTAAGCCTGCTGCATTATTGCTGTACTGGTTGACTTGAAAACGGTTGGCGGGATCGTCTTCGACTTTTTTGGAAATGCCAGACGTAATGCTGCGGACCACCGAATTCATGTCGACGAATGAATTGATCGTTCCTTTTGCCCCGTCGACCAAGACGGCCACTTTCTCGGATTTTTGCTGGATGTCTTCTTTCAATTCATTTGTCGTGTGCTGCAAATGAGTCGTCTCAAGCATCAGTTTGTCCATGCGGCCTTTCAAGTTGTCTGCCGACCCTTTCATTTCTTTCATCGGCTCCTTGATGCCGGATAGCAGCATGACGACACCGACGACGGCGACAATCAGGCCAAGGACAATGATTCCAAGTGCTATGTAAAGCCAGATAATCGGATCCATATAAACTTCCTCCTTTTTAGTTTGTGTAGTAAGCCATACCCGTTTTAGGCAATCTTTAACACAAAACTTAGGAGAGTGGCCAATCGCTGTGGCAAGGAGCTTCAGGTCTATCGATACTTTTACTTGTGTGGATAGGGAATTCGCTTGCTGGAGCCTTCATTGAATAAAGGTGGGTGACGGCGCTGTTTTTTAGAGCCGGGGTTCAGCGGAAAGGATGAACGCAATATATCCGACGTCTTGGCTAAAGTTCCAATCCATGAAAATTTCATCAATCTCCCTCTGCAAGGAATGGTTCAACGGAGCGGCTTTCAGAAGTTTTTGTTCCAAAGGGCGTTTCGTCAATTTCAGGATTTCAATAAACCCTTCCTCAATTAATGCTTTTTCGATGCCCACCAAAACGCCGCTGCGCTTTAACAGCAAAGTTCGATTGCTCATCCACATGGTTTCGATCGTATCCGGGATGCGCGCAGCTTCTTCGTTGACCCGTTCCACTTGTTTATGGAAAATGTCGCGGTCTGCCTCTTCCGGCCATTCTAGTGGATCTTTAATGTCTTCTTCACCCATTACGCCAATGAACATGCCGCTTTTTAAGGTCAAGTTCCAGTCAGCGTATAGTTCGGTGAATTCCAGCTGGGTAATGGCCCAGAGCTCATTTAAAATTTCTGGTTTCAAGGCATTGAACATGAAATTGCGTGTTTCCAATACTCGTTTGCCTTCTTCTTGATCGAGCAGGATTTTTTCCATGGGGCTGACAAATCCACGGAAATGAATCGTAATATAAGGCCTTTTCATTGTGACGTAAACAGAAGCCGGGCCTTTGCCAAAATGTTGGCGCAGCAGATTTGAAATATACCCCGAAACTTCTGATTGAACAGGTCTTGCATCATGCATAATTACTGGCTCCTTTCCGGCGTATCGCTGCCGGCTAGTTCGTTATACTTTCTCTGTGTTTTTCTAGTCATTTAGAAGGCCTTTGGGAAGCGCTTTTCGAATCCCTGGGAGCTTTCGGCTTGTAAGGGCAAGAGGGATTAGTGGAGGCAGTCGTTGAATTGCATTTAAACGTCTATCCATTTGCTTGCTGCTTATAACATAAAAAAAGACGCCAAAAAGAATGATTCATTCTCTTTGGCGTTATTCCCAGCTCTATTGTCAGGTATATACTCTGCGCAATTCCAATATGGCAGCCTGTGCTGCATTTTTAACTTCCATTCAGCTAGCTGTCATGGAGGCCCGCAGGATGGCCGCGGGATGTGATTTAACTACTGTATAAAGAATTATAGCGAGAATGGGAAAAAATTTCAAGATTTGATTGCAGAATAAGCTCAAGCCACAATGCTTTTTGAAAAGGCTTCGCTATATGAATAGAAAGATAATCATCGTTCATCGATAGAGATCCTGGTATTGCTTCATGAATTTCCTATCAATCAATTGCTTGAGTTTCCAGGCCGATTTGCCATGCATGCTCCATTTGCCGTAAGTCAATAAAGCTTCACCGCCGCCTGTGGAGAGAATCGCAACATAACGTTTTTGCGGAATGAAGGAAGCCAATTGCTCTCCATCGAGAAAATGCAATAGGTTGTCCCATAGCACAGGGCCTTGGCGGACTGCATAGACGCCGTTTTTCGCAAGATCTGGATAGCGGTCGATCGAGACGCAGTCGCCTGCTCCGAAAACTTCCGGGTAACGTGTCGATTGCAGCGTCTCTTTGACAGCGAGAAACCCGGCGCGGTCTACTGGCATACCAGAGTGCTCGAATAGCGCCGAGCTTTTCGGGCTAGTCAGCCAAAGGACGCCTGATTGGGGGTAGGAGTCGCCATTGCTCGCGGTAACGGACATTTCATCAATCTGTTCTATTGTTATATCCGTAAAAAAAGGCAGCGCTTTTTTACGGGCGATTGCCTCCACTTTTTTGGAAGCGGCCGCTCCGTGAGCCGACAGCAACGCGCCGGAACTGAACAATAAAGCAGCAGAAAATTGGCGCGGCATGCGCCAGGCGTGAGTAGAAAAGGCCAACTCCACGCCCGATGCGCCGCCTCCCACAATGACCGGATTGGCGGATTCCCGGAACTTCAGCAATTGTTCCGGGAAATGGTAGTTGGGCTTGATTGGCGAGATGTATTTTTTTAGCGCTTCGGGGATATCGGCCTGTGACCCGATGTCGAAAGACACTGCATCATAAGAATAAGTCACGCCTTGCTGACCTGTTAGTGTGCGGGATTTTGGATCGATGGAACAGATGGTGTCTTGATAAAAAGCTACGCCGATTTTTTTGGCAAGTTGATTCAAGTCAATGCGAATGTCATCCAAACCGTAAACCCCTTCAGTGAAGCCTGAGAACATCCCTGAATAGTATTGATAGGGAGCAGGCGAGATGAGCACCAATTGCACATCTTCCCGCGGCTTTTTTGCGAATTGGGCAAGGCAATGTAAATGGGCGTGGCCGCCGCCGGCCAAGACGATAATTTTCATGTTCAACACTCCTTACGACAAAATCCGTTTGGCTTCGGCCATGCGCTGAAAAATGGTGAAAATCTGGACGGCGATAAACAATAGGGTGGTCGCAGTCAAATAATCTGTCAAGAGGATCATCAAACTAAATAAGATAAACCCTTCTGTCCGTTCTGCAAGACCGGCTTGATAATAGAATGATTTCATGCCTTGCTTTTCGGACAGTGCCCCGACGGTCAAGAAGACGGTCATGGCGACGATAATCGATGCGCTCAGTAACAATAAAGCCCACATCGAATCCGGAAAACGGAAAGCAAGGCCTAAGATGACGCTGATTTCCACCAGCCGGTCAAAACTGATGTCGAGGAGCGTTCCCCATGGGGACGGTTTTGTTTTTCTCGCCATTGTCCCGTCGACCACATCCAAAAAACCGGATAGCCAAAGCGCGATAAGCGCCAAGGCAGGCTGATCCAGGTAGATGAAGACACCTGACGACAAGCCGATGGCAAATGCCGTCTTGGTCACACCGTCAGCCGTCCAGCCTTTTTTCAATAGATAATCGGCAGTTTTATCGACTGCTGGTTGTACATGTTTTCTAGCATATGTATCAAGCATATGATTCACCTTTTCATGTAAAAGATATTCTAAGTATAGAGCATATCATCGTTTATACCCCCGACGGAACTCTTTAAACTGAGAGGATTTTTTATAAGCAGACTATTCAAGGGCAAATAAGGGTAAGTGTATAGAAGTCTTTGTTAAGATGTATTTAATTCACGACTAAGAAAGGATTTGGTAGAAATGGCCAAAAAATATGATATTGCAATTATCGGGGCAGGAGCAGCAGGCCTGACAGCCGCCTTCACAGCAGCTGGATTTTCAAAAAAGACCGTTCTCATCGACAAGAATCTGCCAGGCGGGGAATGTACATGGTCCGGCTGCATTCCGAGCAAATCGCTTATCAATATCGCGAAAGAAGTCCATCACGCCAAAAAGTATTCACCTGAGCTAAAAATCGATACTTCGGAAGTATTGAAAGACATCCAAAAGGTCATTCAAAAAGTATACGCCGGTGAATCGCCGGAAGTATTGAAAAAATCCGGCATCGACTTTCTCAATGCCTACGCCACGTTCACGGGGCCGAATACATTGGACGTGGAAGGGGAAACGATTGAAGCGAAAAAGATCATCCTCTCGACGGGCTCCACTCCGATGGTGCCTCCGATTGATGGCTTGAGCGAAGTCGATTACCTGACGAATGAAACGATCTTCAAACTGGAATCCTTCCCGAAAACGATGACCATTTTAGGCGCTGGCCCAATCGGTGTCGAGATGAGCCAAGCGCTCAACCGTCTCGGCGTTAATGTGACGCTGGTTGAAAAATCGGAGCGCATCCTGTCAAACGACGACGAGGAACTCGCGTTAATGGTCCAGCAGCGCCTTATCAAGGAAGGCGTGACAATCCATGTGGGCGCAGTAGCGGTAAAAGCTGCTCAACAAGGCAGTCAAATTGAATTGACAGTCGAGAAAGATGGCAAACAAATGGCCATTTCAAATGAAGGGCTTCTCGTTGCACTCGGCCGACAAGCGAACGTCTCGGGCTATAACCTGGAAACGGCCGGTGTCGAGTACGATAAGAAACGCATCCATGTGGATGAACATATGGAAACGACTGCCAAAGGCATCTATGCCATCGGAGATGTCGTCGGGCCTTATCAACTATCGCATATGGCGAACGCACAAGGCATCACCGCGACACAAAATGCCATTTTGCCGATCAACCGCAAAATGAATTACGACCATGTGACCTGGTGTACATACACCGACCCGGAACTCGGCCATTCTGGTTTGTCTGAAGCGCAGGCACGCGAACAATACGGCGACTCGATCCGTGTTTACGAACACGATTATGCGGATATCGACCGTGCCAATACGAAACAAGGCTCGATCGGCAAAGTGAAGATCGTACTCGATAAAAAAGGCTATATCCTTGGGGCGAGCATTCTCGGCGACAGAGCTGGCGAAATCATCAGCCAAATTCAGACACTGAAAACACTCGGCATCAATATGGGGAAATTGTCCAGTGTCATTCACCCGTATCCGACGTATAGCGAAGTGCTGGTGAAAATCGGCAAGAAAGTCTATGTCGATAATTTGCTGAATCAACCAGTAGTGAAAACT
Proteins encoded:
- the gntK gene encoding gluconokinase, which translates into the protein MPEQSYYLGVDIGTTSTKAVLFNKAGEIKDSHTVFYPLHTPNQLTAEQDPEEIFRAVLTAVRETLRKSDISKESLKLVSFSSAMHSLIAVDAEGDLLTNSITWADTRSSKHAKHIKENLNGHDIYLRTGTPIHAMSPLSKLLWLQDEKPEICQATAKFISIKSYIFHKFFGEYVEDHSIASATGLFNLEQLDWDQGALDVSCVTKEKLPRLVPTTEQFTGVAPEFAAFMGIREDVPFIIGASDGVLANLGVDAIDPGVIAVTIGTSGAIRTVSPVPKTDPKERTFCYVLTENHWVIGGPVNNGGIILRWLRDEFASSEVETAKRLGIDTYDVLTKIAATVKPGADGLLFHPYLTGERAPLWDANARGSFFGLSIHHQKQHMIRAVLEGIVFNLYTVLLAVEELTGEPARIQASGGFARSELWRQLLADVFDKPVIIPESFESSCLGAVVLGMYATGEIEDFSIVSDMIGSTHTHHPETEASNIYRELLPIYIRLSRLLKEEYESISDFQRKHMK
- a CDS encoding phosphotransferase family protein: MLNQVLKQFKLQAISINEVEDSFSSMVYKCTLQNGESVFVKIPYTRVKYERELSAYKILAGHVPIPQLLDHWAGDDKCPRAFLLSELKGKPLSATASPEIAYQIGAMQASMHQITPSNKTALGAIQNEFPNWHEFIAKQFYSFAEDVKEVLDEDLYMASLRKFEEMKGELPEPDGPSFVHMDFRPANIIVDEGQVSGMIDFESVRFGSTEIDFTKIHRDFLKADPVLLDSYEEGYNSIRPMIDLRAVLPFYRFIDAFNSIGWSQRRGLKKNFTFYEANLRILKEMLQ
- a CDS encoding NUDIX domain-containing protein, translated to MENQTFVDWDGQIISLTWQPYEQLKASDLVTSVHGYCFFDGKLVLVQVNGRGFNVPGGHIEKGEIPEQALRREIYEEAYIEGDLAYIGAIKVDHSENERFMENGKYPKIGYQLFYRVDITKCFPFLRQHETTARIWVEPEEVPYVMNDHEIALLVLKEAVANKKMGSTIE
- a CDS encoding dihydroorotate dehydrogenase, which produces MPDWTYHTMFEPALSRLPAKDGREFIHKGMHRIASIPGGSKLIEYLGHTAPAKQLETEIFGLKIANPVGLSGKIDPLLSGTKAFSHLGMGFIEVGPVSWEPVEAGSPSFSDSKDHLVFPYHLESPGLKRTIDKLEKLKPFSKPIFIRIEKSGSLEQTCSLLNKLSAYGEAFIIEEPFSEEQRKSLKEAINGKPILCAYSVRRIDAAILELAVTESYIDGIVIDELGIDTGEGIEYPIEQAGLLAEQVSAIRQHSKVPVIVSGGIVEPKDALALYGAGVDLMMLSSGYVRTGPGLPKRINEGLLDQRTASPPVYDGWIWHWLFGLFMFLGGAAAMLVSMTLVLMPYDEAFLNLSREELMAINPNIYRFMQHDRMTVAGTMVSGGILYMQLARHGVRHGLQWAKRAIHFAGVLGFLGILLFIGFGYFDWLHGILWLILLPFFWKGYQASKNHSGHSSSRNRTNHQAWKQSLWGQLAFVSLGFALAAAGLVISTIGVNGVFVQTDIAYICMSPEQIASINERLIPVIAHDRAGLGSALISVGLLVLMLALWGFQEGQRWVWYTFLFGGLPAFGAAIIIHYVIGYTSFIHILPAYVALLLFASGLIMSRKFFFYRL
- a CDS encoding vWA domain-containing protein codes for the protein MIMKTNKLFILSATLLWLAGCSAADDNAQQKEETAADSPSATEESAVEINEVDTSSLQFSTVEERLQLDLANAPYSGEQYEKDAVLEQMADQTEKQSAEAVYLEMLALAGEDYREFEEFISNVDTSFESASAQPGEVNGQGSPEQQVNIAVLFDSSGSMAADVGGIPKIQSAKEAVDSFVSGLPNSANVSLTVYGHKGTDKAADKEQSCEAIEEVYELGEFDEEQFTAALDSFSPAGWTPLASALASAQNHFDDQSGESENLIYVVSDGMETCNGNPVKQAEQLNQSGAKAIVNIIGFDVENDGQKQLKDVADAGDGTYSTVRNDQELKAFFEKETTRIINEWYQWESENLNKVYKSETERINELYDQETEFINATYDEETRFKELSYELEEAAEIDGAAVRKLISATAIDMRQFARETSNDLRKELRSGGNDHREETRDKAKEEREELRENGD
- a CDS encoding DUF948 domain-containing protein, whose translation is MDPIIWLYIALGIIVLGLIVAVVGVVMLLSGIKEPMKEMKGSADNLKGRMDKLMLETTHLQHTTNELKEDIQQKSEKVAVLVDGAKGTINSFVDMNSVVRSITSGISKKVEDDPANRFQVNQYSNNAAGLMRYLDKKKSQDQAYNPESTVRKEQIKTY
- a CDS encoding DUF2294 domain-containing protein, which codes for MHDARPVQSEVSGYISNLLRQHFGKGPASVYVTMKRPYITIHFRGFVSPMEKILLDQEEGKRVLETRNFMFNALKPEILNELWAITQLEFTELYADWNLTLKSGMFIGVMGEEDIKDPLEWPEEADRDIFHKQVERVNEEAARIPDTIETMWMSNRTLLLKRSGVLVGIEKALIEEGFIEILKLTKRPLEQKLLKAAPLNHSLQREIDEIFMDWNFSQDVGYIAFILSAEPRL
- a CDS encoding FAD-dependent oxidoreductase — encoded protein: MKIIVLAGGGHAHLHCLAQFAKKPREDVQLVLISPAPYQYYSGMFSGFTEGVYGLDDIRIDLNQLAKKIGVAFYQDTICSIDPKSRTLTGQQGVTYSYDAVSFDIGSQADIPEALKKYISPIKPNYHFPEQLLKFRESANPVIVGGGASGVELAFSTHAWRMPRQFSAALLFSSGALLSAHGAAASKKVEAIARKKALPFFTDITIEQIDEMSVTASNGDSYPQSGVLWLTSPKSSALFEHSGMPVDRAGFLAVKETLQSTRYPEVFGAGDCVSIDRYPDLAKNGVYAVRQGPVLWDNLLHFLDGEQLASFIPQKRYVAILSTGGGEALLTYGKWSMHGKSAWKLKQLIDRKFMKQYQDLYR
- a CDS encoding CDP-alcohol phosphatidyltransferase family protein: MLDTYARKHVQPAVDKTADYLLKKGWTADGVTKTAFAIGLSSGVFIYLDQPALALIALWLSGFLDVVDGTMARKTKPSPWGTLLDISFDRLVEISVILGLAFRFPDSMWALLLLSASIIVAMTVFLTVGALSEKQGMKSFYYQAGLAERTEGFILFSLMILLTDYLTATTLLFIAVQIFTIFQRMAEAKRILS